The following are encoded in a window of Cinclus cinclus chromosome 32, bCinCin1.1, whole genome shotgun sequence genomic DNA:
- the LOC134055511 gene encoding zinc finger protein 239-like produces MHSEERPYKCGRCGKGFRTSSQLVTRRKSHSGDKPHEREKCKRRFLSSCSLQLRCRVHTGERPFPCPDCGKGFGTKPGLGSHRRVRSGERPYEPP; encoded by the coding sequence ATGCACTCAGAGGAACGGCCCTACAAGTGTGGGCGGTGTGGGAAGGGATTCAGGACGAGCTCCCAGCTCGTTACCCGCAGGAAGAGCCACAGCGGGGACAAACCCCACGAGCGTGAGAAATGCAAGAGGAGGTTCCTGAGCTCCTGCAGTCTCCAGCTGCGCTGTCGTGTCCACACGGGGGAGAGGCCGTTCCCGTGCCCCGACTGCGGGAAGGGCTTCGGGACAAAGCCCGGCCTCGGCAGCCACCGGCGCGTCCGCAGCGGGGAGAGGCCCTACGAGCCTCCGTGA